The region AACAAGAGGGAGTAAGAAAAAATGTAGTCGATCTAGTGAGATATGATAGTCAAGCAAACCAATCGCTATTTCAGGTCGCCTCTGAAACCAATTCAAACTTTGCTGCTGCTTATAAACGGCCATTTAGATTCGGTGGTCGTCGATGTCGTGATAAGCAAATTTCCTAACCAAATCGAAATATTCCATCCACTACGTATCTGCCATGTCAATATTGTTACCGGCCGGCGAGACAACGCCGCCGTCGGTCGCCGGTGCAGGGCCGTTCCTCGGCCGCCCATGGTGGCCAAGCTCGATCAGAGGTGTGCATTATAATATACTTACAGTTACACAATTTCAACTTTGTAAAACAAAGATGCACAATTTCATGTGTTCATGGAAGTTCTGTagcaaataattaattcaGGCCATATGCATCTATTACAGACACATACATTCTCATATAGTCCAACTAGACAAGACGATGATCAGTTGATCACGACGGCGAGGTTTTTAGCCTCTTAATTGCTGGCTTGATTTATTACTTCTCCATATTGACTTGAAGCAATAACTGTAGATTTGAAGAAAAActgaggaagaaaaagaaaggctAATATGTATAAGACTTTTTTTCAGATACTTATTACAAACGCAGACGCTCGTAACGTAATGTATGAACTTAACGAGTACATTCGAAGACTGAGCTGATTTAAACCCGAGTGAGTTGGTTTCACCTTAAAGTAATCTAACTAATTGGGCTAAGCCCACCTCGGCAAAGATGATGCCCATTAGCAGTCACGGTTTGTGAAGCTCACACGAATTGTGACCATAGAAACAGAGCAAATAAACATAACAAACAGCAAAAAGCAGAGCACCGGATGCGTGGTGCTAAAAATGATCCCGGTtgccgccgacgacgcggcgatcGTACCGAACACGGCGAAATTCCGGCGAGCGAAGGCGGCTGCATCGGTTAGCACGGTGCAGCTCCGGGCTTCGCCTCTGCTCACCAGGAAAACGCCGGCCGTGATCAGGTTCACGCCGGCGACCGCGAGggcaaaaagaaagaagatcttgatggcggcagcggcagggtCACCGGCGTtcaccgccgcggcgagcgaaATCATGGTGACGAAGAGTCCGATGGCGGTTGCCCGGCGGGGGGcaccccagccgccgccgccggcgcctccccggaggcggagggcgATGTGCAGGTTGGCCTCCTTCCTTATGCCGTACTCGGCGAGGGTGAGGCCGTCGTCGAGGTGCCTGCCGGCGAACATGAGCCGCTGCTGCTCCGCCGGGATGCCCTCCTTAGCCTGGATCCTGGCCTTGACCTCGCCGACGGTGTCCGACGGGTTCACCTCGAGCGCGAGCGCCCCGGCCGTCACCGTCTTCACGAAAATCTGCATCCCGGCGCCAGGCGGGGAATCTCCGGCCCCAAAACCCAATCCGCTTCCCgttgccggcgccgacgaagCCGAGGCCGAGTCGACGGCGCTGTTTGACCGGagcaccgccaccgccccggCCGACGGCTCCACCTCGCACGTGACAGTGCTCATCTTGAACAGATAATCACACAAGAAGCTAGCGAGCCACGACCACGATCGATGCGATGGAGAGGGGGGGCGCTGTTTGTATAGAGCGCTTGTACGAATTTATAGTCATGCAATGCAAATTGATTGTATGGATTAGCACATATATCTCCACCAAAAGTCCAGATTGAATTTTAGTCTTGAAAGTAACGTccaatgtatatatgtgtcacGTGTGTACCTCCCATTTTCTCCCTAAACCAGTTTAGAATATTCATCAGATAAATGC is a window of Oryza brachyantha chromosome 8, ObraRS2, whole genome shotgun sequence DNA encoding:
- the LOC102714116 gene encoding ubiquitin receptor RAD23d-like, whose translation is MSTVTCEVEPSAGAVAVLRSNSAVDSASASSAPATGSGLGFGAGDSPPGAGMQIFVKTVTAGALALEVNPSDTVGEVKARIQAKEGIPAEQQRLMFAGRHLDDGLTLAEYGIRKEANLHIALRLRGGAGGGGWGAPRRATAIGLFVTMISLAAAVNAGDPAAAAIKIFFLFALAVAGVNLITAGVFLVSRGEARSCTVLTDAAAFARRNFAVFGTIAASSAATGIIFSTTHPVLCFLLFVMFICSVSMVTIRVSFTNRDC